The sequence below is a genomic window from Mycobacterium heidelbergense.
TCGGAAAGCGGCGCAGCAGCTCGTCGAACATAACGCAGGCTTCCAGGCGCGCCAATTGCGCACCCACGCAGGAGTGTTCCCCGCACCCGAACGCGATGTGCGGGTTGGGGTGGCGGGTCACCCTGAATTCTTCTGCGTCGCAACCGAAGATGTCCTCGTCCCGGTTGGCCGAGCCGTAGAGCATCACCACCGTGTCGCCTTCGGCGATCCGCTGCCCGCGGATCTCGACGTCGGTCGTCGCGGTGCGCGCCATGTGAACCACTGGGCTGTTCCAGCGCAACATCTCCTCGACGGCGCCCGGGATCAGCGACCGATCCTCGACCAGCAGCCGGCATTGGCCGGGATGCGCGATCAGCGCCAGCGTGCCCAGCGCGATCAGGTTGCGGGTGGTTTCGTTGCCGGCGACCAACAGCAGGAACGCGAAGTTCAGCAGGTCCTCGTCGGTGAGCCGGTGGCCGTCGATCTCGGCGCCGGCCAGGACCGACAGCAGGTCGTCGCGCGCGTTGACGCGCTTGGCCGCGATCAGCTTCTGGAAGTACTCGAAAAGCTGCCCCATGGCGATCAGCGGGTCGAGTTCGATTTCCGGGTCGGCGATTCCGGTGGCCGCGTCCGACCACGCCCGGAACTGCTCCCAGTCGTCGGGCGGGGCGCCGATCAGCTCGGCGATCATCCGGGTGGGCAGCGGAGCGGCGATCTCTTCGGCGAATTCGTGGACGGAATCGGGTTGCACGCCATCGAGGATTCCCCGCACGATCTCACGGATCCTCGGTTCCAGCACGGCCATTCGCCGCCGGGTGAAGCCCGCGTTGATCAGCTTGCGCAGCTGCCGGTGCCGCGGCGGGTCGGTGAAGATGAGGCTGTTCTCGACGACCGGATTGTCCAGCGCCGGGTCCGGGATGGTGATGCCCTTGGTCGATGAGAACAGGGCCGGGTTGCTCGACACGAACCGGATGTCCTCGTACTTCAGCAGCGCCCAGAAGTTGGTGACGTCGTTCCAGCACACCGGCGACGTGGCGCGCAGCTCCCGGTACGCCGGGTACGGATCGCCCGCGTAGAAGTCGGGGGAGTGCAGTGGAAAAGTGGTCTGCACGGTAAGCCTCCCGGGAGATCCGACAGATTGGCCCAATCTGTCTAGCGAGAATGTGTCTACTCCGCCGCGGCCATTGCTGTCAATACGGCGTCGGCACAGTGGAATAGCGAGGATTTCGCGTCATTGGTGATTGACGCCGGAGATCCATGGGTGAACACTGAGTCCCTAGATGACCGACCTTCGGTGAGGAATCAGATGGCCGAGCTAGCACCTCCGGGACCTCTTGTCGACACCTACCAGCTCTACATCGACGGCAGATGGGTCGAACCGGAGGGCGGCCGCTACGACGACGTCGACCCCGCCACCGAACAGACCATCGCCGCCGCGCCCGACGCGAGCGTCGCCCAGGTGGGCGAGGCGATCGCGGCCGCGCGCCGGGCCTTCGACGACGGGCCGTGGACTTCGTTGAGCCTCGAAGAGCGAGCGGCTTGCCTCAATCAGCTCGGCGACGCCCTGGGCAGGCACGCCGACGAGTTCTTCGCGCTGTCGCAGGCGGAGTGGGGCTGTGTGGCCAACGAGCGCGTGATGCAAATCGACGGCGCCGGATACATGTCCATGCGCGCGGCCCAGCTCGCCACGCAGTTGACCGACGAGCCGGTCACCGGGGTCGGTGCCGGAACGACGTTGCTGCGTCGCGAGCCGCTCGGCGTCGTGTCGATCCTGACGCCGTGGAACTTCCCGCACTGCCTCAACGTCATGAAGGTGAACAACGCTCTGGCGGCGGGCAATACCGTCGTGCTCAAGCCCTCGCCGCTGACGCCGCTCGCCGGGCTCGCGCTGGCCCGCGTCATCGACGAGGAGACCGACATCCCGCCCGGCGTGGTCAATGTCGTCACGCCGTCGGGCATCGAGGGCGCCCGGCTGCTCACCACCGATTCGCGCATCGACATGATCAGCTTCACCGGCAGCTCGGCCGTCGGCTGCGAGGTCATGCGGGCCGCCGGCGACGCCATGAAGCGCCTCCTGCTGGAGTGCGGCGGCAAGTCGGCGAGCATCGTCCTCGACGACGCGCAGGTGACCGACGAGATGCTGCGGAAGATGCTGTTCGATTGCTGCTCGCTGCACGCCGGGCAGGCCTGCATCCTGCACAGCCGGCTGCTGCTTCCCGATTCGTTGCACGACGAGGTCGTCGACCGGCTCGTCGCGTTGGCCGGCGAGGTCAAGGTCGGCGACCCCAGGGATCCCGCGGCGCAGATGGGGCCGCTGATCAGTGCGGCACAGCTGCGGCGCGTCCAGGCGCACGTCGACGGGGCGGTCAACGACGGGGCGAAGCTGGCGACCGGCGGCGGCCGCCCGGCCGGCCTGGATGTCGGCTTCTACTTCGAACCGACGATTCTCACTGAGGTGCAATCGGATTCGGCGATCGCGCAGGAGGAGGTGTTCGGGCCCGTGCTGTCGGTGCTGCGCTACCGCGACGACGACGATGCCGTCGCGATCGCGAACAACTCGCGCTACGGGCTGTCCGGCGCGGTGTGGGGCTCCGACGTGGACCGGGCCGTCGGCGTTGCCCGTCGCATCCGCACCGGCCAGGTCGCGGTCAACGGCATCGGCCCCGGTGACGCCCCGTTCGGTGGCTTCAAGCTGAGTGGGTTCGGCCGTGAGAGCGGCGGAATCGGCGGGCTGCACCAGTACATGGAGGTGAAGGCCATCGGGGTCCCGGCGTGACGGGAGCTTTCGCGGCATAGGCCTCGGAGCTCGTGTAATCGCCTGGTGAACAACATGTTTGCCAGTGCGATGAGCGCGTAGACGCTGCGGGTATCAAGGATCGCGGCAACGGCGCCGGGTCGACGGCGCGGCGGTGCGGCCCCTGGGAACGCTGTCAGCGAGGGCATGTCTGGTCGTCGTGGCGCGTTCTGCTGGCGAGTGAGGCGGGTCCGTTCTCGGCTGGCGAGCTGCACGTACCCGTGAAGAACTTGGGCCCGTGGCGTTTTCGGGCGGCTTTGGGTGATCGCTTCAGAAACGTGTGGCTCCGCAACCATCGTGGGGTCAAGGAGCTACTGGTAAGCGTACTTCCCATGCTTTGTAGCAAACTATGCCTGCCGCTAAAATAGTTAAATATGACATTACCTACTGGTAGCGTACAGGGCCGCATTCACTCCCCCACTTACGATAGCTATTGCCGCAGCGATACGATTGTCCGCCAGGGTATATAGAGCGCTCTGGTATTTGCTGAGAGATACTCCTTCACCACTGACATTGACGCGGTCAGACGGTGCTCGTTGCCGCGGCGCGGCGCTCTGTCGCGGCAGGCAGCACACGATGGCATCGCGAGGCGCCTCAGTCCCCGGCCCAACTGATCTACGACAACCCGGTGTCGGCCAGCGACGAAAAACCCTCCCGCACTCACTGAGGCCACTGCTGCCCTGAGTTGGCCGACCCCTTCGGTGATCTTCCCCGCCGTGGTCGCCGGGGTCATCCGCTGTACGGCGCACCCAAGGTAGGTGGTAGGTGGTGTGCCCGGCCTTGTCTGGGGTGGGCGCCGGTGGACCGCCGGGCGTGATCGGTATTGGCTTGTGCCACACGCCCACCGGCGCTGGACGGTCTTGGTGTCCGCTGCTGCTCCATGATCATCTCCGACTTCGACCTACAGTGAACTCCTCGTGTCGTAGCGGTGCGGACAAGCCGGATGACTGTTTTCACCGCCCGCTCGCGTCAACACGCTGAAGCACTGCCCGGGTGAAATCCACCGGCACGTTGAGGAGGAGTTACCTCTGGTTGGGAGCGGATCGAGACGCTCACAGCAAGGCTTTGTCGACGCGCGGCAACGACGCTCCGTCACGCCATCTCAATGCCGCCAATAAATTCTTTTTCCAAGGCGGTCTATTTGACTTAAGTCGGGTAATAGTTTCCGGTGTACTGCAGGCAGATTTGCTGCTAATTCGTATCGCCACGGTTAATTGTCTATTCCGTTGTCGAAATTCGCCAAAAGTATTTCACGGGTACGTTTAACACGCCATTATTCAGAATCGTATAAAGGAGATGGTCGTGGACCTCGCAGCCCGCCCCCCATCACCACCGGCATCGCCCTGACCAGCGCCGCTATCCTCGCCGCCGGCCCCATAGCCCAGCACCTACCCAACCTCCACGTCACCCAACATCTCCCCCAGATGAGCGTGGCCGAGATCAACCTCACCGACGCCGCTAGCGGCATGATCGATCTGTTCGCCGGCGTGGAAAACGAACTCGCCTCGCTTGCCAACGGAGCCAGCGCGGCCAGTGTGCCGGCAAGTCTCGTTAGCGGGATCATCAACCCTGCCGCAGCATTCAACGATCCTCTTGCTGTCAACCCGATCCAGACGTGGATCAGCCTCTTCCAAAACGCAG
It includes:
- a CDS encoding aldehyde dehydrogenase family protein: MAELAPPGPLVDTYQLYIDGRWVEPEGGRYDDVDPATEQTIAAAPDASVAQVGEAIAAARRAFDDGPWTSLSLEERAACLNQLGDALGRHADEFFALSQAEWGCVANERVMQIDGAGYMSMRAAQLATQLTDEPVTGVGAGTTLLRREPLGVVSILTPWNFPHCLNVMKVNNALAAGNTVVLKPSPLTPLAGLALARVIDEETDIPPGVVNVVTPSGIEGARLLTTDSRIDMISFTGSSAVGCEVMRAAGDAMKRLLLECGGKSASIVLDDAQVTDEMLRKMLFDCCSLHAGQACILHSRLLLPDSLHDEVVDRLVALAGEVKVGDPRDPAAQMGPLISAAQLRRVQAHVDGAVNDGAKLATGGGRPAGLDVGFYFEPTILTEVQSDSAIAQEEVFGPVLSVLRYRDDDDAVAIANNSRYGLSGAVWGSDVDRAVGVARRIRTGQVAVNGIGPGDAPFGGFKLSGFGRESGGIGGLHQYMEVKAIGVPA
- a CDS encoding cytochrome P450, whose translation is MHSPDFYAGDPYPAYRELRATSPVCWNDVTNFWALLKYEDIRFVSSNPALFSSTKGITIPDPALDNPVVENSLIFTDPPRHRQLRKLINAGFTRRRMAVLEPRIREIVRGILDGVQPDSVHEFAEEIAAPLPTRMIAELIGAPPDDWEQFRAWSDAATGIADPEIELDPLIAMGQLFEYFQKLIAAKRVNARDDLLSVLAGAEIDGHRLTDEDLLNFAFLLLVAGNETTRNLIALGTLALIAHPGQCRLLVEDRSLIPGAVEEMLRWNSPVVHMARTATTDVEIRGQRIAEGDTVVMLYGSANRDEDIFGCDAEEFRVTRHPNPHIAFGCGEHSCVGAQLARLEACVMFDELLRRFPTLELAGEVDRMRATMVPGVKRMPVRFGTPAKH